Proteins found in one Chloroflexota bacterium genomic segment:
- a CDS encoding YggT family protein produces MTTWFYNFIDLLFNALTIAILARALLSWFGIGPENPLVRLLYEVTEPILAPLRRVIPPLGMIDITPIVALFLLMFLHRLILASLTGF; encoded by the coding sequence ATGACGACCTGGTTCTACAATTTTATAGATCTCCTATTTAATGCTTTGACTATAGCGATCCTGGCTAGGGCTCTTCTGTCCTGGTTTGGGATTGGTCCGGAGAACCCGCTAGTGCGTCTTCTCTATGAGGTTACAGAACCAATCCTGGCTCCGTTACGGCGCGTGATTCCACCACTAGGGATGATCGACATCACCCCTATCGTTGCTCTATTCCTGCTCATGTTTTTGCACCGTCTTATACTCGCTTCGCTGACTGGGTTTTAA
- a CDS encoding DUF167 domain-containing protein → MAKLKIRLQPNSSRNSIERFEQGILKVKVTAPPIEGRANEALIELLAKALCLSQPDIVILHGARGRDKLINVPILSEEQLLERLKPSQRSEYKTVQKHEQE, encoded by the coding sequence ATGGCGAAGCTCAAGATACGCCTACAACCCAACTCGTCGAGGAATAGCATAGAGCGCTTCGAGCAGGGGATCCTGAAAGTTAAGGTGACTGCGCCACCGATTGAGGGACGGGCAAACGAAGCCTTGATTGAGTTGCTGGCTAAGGCACTATGCCTCAGTCAGCCGGATATCGTGATTTTGCACGGTGCGAGGGGGCGAGATAAACTTATCAACGTGCCCATCCTGAGTGAGGAACAGCTCCTCGAGCGCTTAAAACCCAGTCAGCGAAGCGAGTATAAGACGGTGCAAAAACATGAGCAGGAATAG
- a CDS encoding polysaccharide deacetylase family protein, protein MPTEAKVIVRGNPNSPYVALTFDLGGAPGSTAVVLEILRQNSIKSTFFTTGEWAEANPALLKQIVADGHELGNHSYSHPNFTKLSEAQMLSEIKRTAEVIRRLTGISPKPYFRPPFGAYDQRLLRLLSREGYQCIYWTLDSTDWRNDSTTQSVIQRVVNNVKGGTIVINHAALEKTAQALPEIIKGIKAKGYRFGTLSQVLE, encoded by the coding sequence ATGCCGACCGAGGCGAAGGTGATAGTCCGGGGTAATCCGAATTCCCCTTATGTAGCCCTCACCTTTGATCTCGGAGGTGCACCCGGCAGTACGGCTGTCGTCCTGGAAATACTACGCCAGAACAGTATTAAGTCCACCTTCTTCACCACAGGGGAATGGGCTGAGGCGAATCCAGCCCTCTTAAAACAAATTGTGGCTGATGGACACGAACTGGGAAACCATAGCTACTCTCACCCAAACTTCACTAAACTGAGCGAGGCACAGATGTTGAGCGAAATAAAGCGTACCGCGGAGGTGATACGGCGCCTCACCGGGATTAGCCCCAAGCCCTATTTTCGCCCCCCGTTCGGTGCCTACGATCAACGCCTTCTCAGACTACTATCCAGAGAGGGCTATCAGTGCATCTACTGGACGCTAGATTCCACTGACTGGCGCAATGATTCTACCACCCAGAGTGTGATCCAAAGAGTGGTCAACAATGTCAAAGGGGGTACCATCGTCATCAACCATGCCGCACTAGAAAAGACTGCTCAGGCCTTGCCTGAAATCATCAAGGGGATAAAGGCCAAGGGATATCGCTTCGGCACTCTCTCGCAAGTTTTAGAGTAA
- a CDS encoding cytochrome c biogenesis protein CcdA, translating into MTTEPILPIAIAFAAGVLSFISPCFLPLVPVYISYLADSALTDEQGYKRMAAVLHTLLFAAGFSLIFISLGASVSFLGYLIYGYIPIIRKIGGVILIILGLQVAGLLQIPALSKEKRLHFGHELSHGYLTSFLLGSVFAFSWTPCVGPTLGAILLLAGTLQTVWQGSTLLAVYSLGLAFPFLLAALWLSAAVRLVGQWRNRLRFMPFVTGFFLIALGLLILTDQLSWLSSLISFGISF; encoded by the coding sequence GTGACAACGGAACCCATCCTGCCAATAGCCATCGCTTTTGCTGCCGGCGTGCTCTCTTTTATCTCGCCCTGTTTTCTGCCGCTTGTACCTGTATATATTAGCTACCTGGCTGATTCAGCTCTCACCGATGAGCAGGGCTACAAAAGGATGGCAGCTGTCCTACATACCCTTCTATTTGCGGCCGGTTTTTCGCTCATCTTCATCAGTCTTGGTGCCTCGGTCAGTTTCCTTGGCTATCTCATATACGGTTATATACCGATCATCAGAAAAATAGGTGGGGTCATCCTAATCATCCTGGGGCTCCAAGTGGCCGGGCTATTACAGATTCCGGCGCTCTCCAAGGAGAAACGCCTCCATTTCGGACACGAATTATCCCATGGCTACCTGACTTCCTTTCTCCTGGGATCCGTCTTCGCCTTCAGCTGGACGCCCTGTGTTGGGCCGACGCTTGGGGCTATCCTGCTTCTGGCTGGTACACTACAGACAGTGTGGCAGGGTAGCACTCTGCTGGCCGTTTATTCCTTAGGACTGGCCTTCCCCTTTTTACTGGCTGCCCTGTGGCTAAGTGCCGCTGTCCGCTTGGTAGGCCAGTGGCGAAATCGGCTTCGCTTTATGCCTTTCGTAACAGGATTTTTTCTGATCGCTTTGGGACTGCTCATCCTCACCGACCAATTGTCATGGCTATCGTCGCTGATCAGCTTTGGAATTTCATTTTAG
- a CDS encoding cyclic-di-AMP receptor, translating into MKLVMAIVHEQDAHKVLDALVSKRYSATGIGSVGGFLRKKNTTVLVSVEAEEIENVIDIIREICRARTEVFYPPPPVLTTVEGYVPTPIEVKIGGAIIFVIDIEYFERV; encoded by the coding sequence ATGAAGCTGGTTATGGCCATCGTCCATGAACAGGACGCACACAAAGTGCTTGATGCTCTCGTGTCCAAGCGCTATTCCGCAACTGGCATTGGGAGCGTAGGCGGCTTCCTGCGTAAGAAGAATACTACCGTTCTGGTCAGTGTGGAGGCGGAGGAGATAGAAAATGTGATCGATATAATTCGAGAGATCTGCCGCGCTCGCACAGAGGTTTTCTACCCTCCCCCACCAGTCCTGACTACGGTCGAAGGCTATGTGCCAACACCCATCGAAGTGAAAATTGGGGGAGCAATTATCTTCGTTATAGACATAGAATATTTCGAGCGTGTCTAA
- the dxs gene encoding 1-deoxy-D-xylulose-5-phosphate synthase, whose amino-acid sequence MARLLDSINEPADLKRLTTGEIERLAREIREELVGTVFQTGGHLASNLGVVELTLALHSVFNSPKDKIVWDVGHQCYVHKMLTGRKDKFHTIRQFSGLSGFPTPNESPHDAFGTGHASTSVSAALGMAVARDRLGEDGYVIAVIGDGALTGGLAFEGLNNAGHSASRLIVVLNDNQMSISPNVGALAKYLGRLRTDPRYYQAKSGLEHTLMRWRFGKKSLDALKAVKNKFKGLLIPTMMWEELGFTYIGPVDGHNIGLLQETLQRAKTLQRPAFVHVCTVKGRGYDPAEKDSVRFHGVPPNGGPKSNVPSYTKIFGETVARIARGDPRVVAITAAMAEGTGLVRFALEFPQRFFDVGIAEGHAVTFAAGLASRGMRPIVAIYSTFLQRAYDQIIHDVCMQDTPVVFAIDRAGIVGDDGRTHQGTFDLSYLRAIPNLAIMTPRDENELQHMLWTALNYAGPVAIRYPRGDGIGVPLDDAMKLLPWGRAEILRQGDHLAILAVGSTVYPALAAADILGRHGLSCAVVNMRFVKPLDTDLIIHMARRFHRLVTIEENALAGGFGSGVLEILEMRGLLSQTIVKRIGIPDEFVDHGPQDVLREKIGLTPQGISQTVRNAFPDLQRLTPIAIVSHRT is encoded by the coding sequence ATGGCCAGGTTACTGGATAGTATAAACGAACCGGCTGATTTAAAGCGTCTGACCACCGGAGAGATAGAGAGGCTTGCCCGTGAAATAAGAGAGGAGCTAGTCGGCACAGTTTTCCAGACAGGTGGGCATTTAGCTTCTAACCTGGGTGTTGTGGAGCTAACCCTTGCTCTGCACTCTGTCTTCAATAGCCCAAAAGATAAAATCGTTTGGGACGTTGGCCATCAGTGTTACGTGCACAAAATGCTGACTGGGCGCAAGGATAAGTTTCATACTATTAGACAGTTCTCCGGACTCAGCGGTTTCCCTACGCCTAATGAGAGTCCCCATGATGCCTTTGGTACTGGCCATGCGAGCACTTCTGTATCAGCTGCGTTGGGTATGGCTGTAGCGCGTGATCGCCTGGGGGAGGACGGCTATGTCATCGCCGTCATTGGAGACGGGGCCTTGACAGGTGGGCTGGCCTTCGAGGGGTTGAATAACGCCGGACATTCCGCCAGCAGATTGATTGTAGTGTTGAATGATAACCAGATGTCGATATCACCGAACGTGGGCGCCTTGGCCAAATATTTGGGTCGCCTTCGCACTGATCCCCGCTACTATCAGGCTAAGAGTGGGTTGGAACATACCCTGATGCGGTGGCGTTTTGGGAAGAAGAGTCTTGATGCCTTAAAAGCAGTAAAAAACAAATTTAAAGGGCTACTAATCCCTACAATGATGTGGGAAGAGCTCGGCTTCACTTATATTGGCCCGGTGGATGGACACAATATCGGATTACTGCAAGAAACCCTTCAGCGAGCGAAAACGCTTCAAAGGCCAGCCTTCGTGCACGTTTGTACCGTGAAGGGGCGAGGATACGATCCGGCGGAAAAAGACTCGGTGAGGTTTCACGGGGTGCCACCGAACGGTGGCCCAAAGAGCAATGTTCCCAGCTACACCAAGATCTTCGGTGAGACTGTCGCCAGGATTGCTCGTGGCGATCCAAGGGTAGTGGCCATAACAGCCGCCATGGCCGAGGGTACCGGATTAGTCCGCTTTGCCCTGGAATTTCCCCAGCGCTTCTTCGATGTTGGAATAGCAGAGGGACACGCGGTCACCTTCGCTGCGGGATTAGCCAGCAGAGGCATGAGGCCCATTGTGGCCATTTACAGTACCTTTTTGCAACGGGCTTACGATCAGATAATTCACGACGTGTGTATGCAGGATACGCCCGTCGTGTTCGCCATTGATCGGGCAGGGATCGTTGGGGATGATGGTCGTACTCACCAGGGAACGTTTGATCTGTCTTATCTACGTGCTATTCCCAATCTGGCTATTATGACGCCGAGGGATGAAAATGAGCTTCAGCATATGCTTTGGACAGCACTCAATTATGCTGGGCCAGTGGCCATTCGCTATCCTCGGGGAGATGGCATTGGTGTTCCTCTCGATGATGCTATGAAGCTTCTACCATGGGGACGAGCGGAGATACTCCGTCAAGGGGATCATCTGGCTATCCTGGCCGTTGGCTCGACCGTCTATCCAGCCTTAGCCGCGGCTGACATCTTAGGACGTCATGGCCTTTCCTGCGCCGTCGTGAATATGCGTTTTGTTAAACCACTGGATACGGACCTGATCATACATATGGCCAGACGTTTCCATCGCCTGGTTACCATCGAAGAGAATGCCTTGGCCGGTGGGTTTGGTAGTGGTGTCCTTGAGATCCTGGAGATGAGGGGCTTGTTGAGCCAAACCATTGTCAAAAGAATAGGCATTCCCGATGAGTTTGTGGATCATGGCCCACAAGATGTGCTCCGCGAGAAGATCGGACTGACCCCCCAGGGCATCTCCCAGACCGTAAGGAACGCCTTCCCTGATCTACAACGGTTGACCCCTATCGCCATCGTCAGCCACCGCACATAA